The segment CCGAAATCAAATCATACGTAAAGACATTTAAAGTTTTGAGTTCTGTAGGGAGTAGGCCGACTCCTGGTTCCTGTTCTGGATTGGCTATGCAATCAACTTAGACCAGGTCCTTCACTGAATATTCAGATACATGTTTGGGACATTCTTGGGACTGCAGCTTAAAGCAATTGGGATTTTCCTCTCCGCATCGGGCCAGTGAGTGAGATGAAATGCTGCATCATACTCTTTAAACTACTGTATCTGTGTGACTCATTATGTAGTTTGGTCTTTGACCCACTTTTCTGACTTTCCCTCAGTGATCAGCACCTAGTGGAGTTCTTGGAGGACGGAGGTGTTCTCACTCTCCTGGACATCTTGAACCACACTGAGACCAAAGAGGAGGAGAAGTCCGAGGCCCTCCGTCTCAAATGCTGGTCGCAAGTACAAAGAGATGATCTGTGAAAGCCATGGTAAATTTGATAAAGATTTTTcctggaatacatacaaatgtCTTCATTCACTACACATATGATCAGTTCAGTGTTTAGCACTGTTTTATACCTGGCATGCTGATGTTCCCTCAGGTTTATCTATAGTCCGGTTACTTGAATTTCAAGTATTTTCCTTTTTACCATTTGGATTATTTATACAGCGTTGTAGTAGCCTTATCTGTGACACcctatctattttttttttctcacattcTTGCAGGTGTGAAAGCCATCGCAGAATGCTTAGCTAAGTCAAACACAGATGAAACCCAAGAGGCAGCATGGGCCCTCCTGGAGTCCCTGTCGCATGGAAACCCCAAATATCAAAACCAAATCTACAAAGGTCTGATTGCTCTCATGACTTGTACCTCGCCTCAGGCCCAACAGCTGGTCctgcacacattacacactgtgCAGGTATAGCATGAGAGTACACACTAAGCATATAATAATGCAAGCATGCACTTTCATCATTCTCAGAGCATGCATGTGCCCTCATCCTTGCTCTTTCACACAATGGACCTTATAGCAAAATGTGATACATTTACCATATAAGAAGAAATACAATAGTTCTCTCACTATCCTCTCTCACAGTCCAAAATGAAAACGGCCCATCACAGCATCGTAGAGCCTCTGCTGTATATGCTCAGGTCCCTGCACCTGGAGGTTCAGAATCAAGGTAAGCTGAGAAATGTTTAAAACCACATGGTGATAAACATGTGGCCGATTaattggttgtttttttgtgtgcgcTGAAACTTACTTTGAAAGACCAATACGAATGATAAATCCACTAGCCTTTGCTGTGGCTGTAAAATTGTCAATCCTGTAATAAATTGTTCGCCCTTTAATGTCACCACACTCAAGACTCTTCTCTCCCTGCGTATGTCTCTGGCAGCTACAAATCTGATCCTAGACCTGAAGTGTTATGATGTGAGGCCAATGCTGCTCAGTGGACTGGTGACTCTGCTGAGGCCTACTAAAGAAGAATTGCAGCAGCACCACAATATGGAAGGTGACACTTTGGTCTTgaagtgtgttgtttttttaaaaagcatagTAAGTACTTTTCTCCCAAAGACTGATACAGTACAGTAACCTTTTTAGACTGATCAGTGACAGGAAATATATTTTCCTTTAGGACCAACCACGGTAAGCTTATTGTTTCCACAATTTCTGAACCAGTCACGTACTTTACCACCTACCCAAACCCCATCAGTTAATGTGCTGGCATTTAGTTGACTTTTGACATAATGTGATATATTTGGTCCCATTAACAAGGTACTATAACATATTTTGTTGATTCATACAATCCTATCAGAGTCTGATGTAATCA is part of the Perca flavescens isolate YP-PL-M2 chromosome 9, PFLA_1.0, whole genome shotgun sequence genome and harbors:
- the armh1 gene encoding LOW QUALITY PROTEIN: armadillo-like helical domain containing protein 1 (The sequence of the model RefSeq protein was modified relative to this genomic sequence to represent the inferred CDS: inserted 2 bases in 1 codon), yielding MSTQEEQANVGRVLSFLREWDRGDRTVRSRMLNTFLSQNTGKTFYELELEFAQVASLFLARLTTWTRLTYMFGTFLGLQLKAIGIFLSASGHDQHLVEFLEDGGVLTLLDILNHTETKEEEKSEALRLXNAGRKYKEMICESHGVKAIAECLAKSNTDETQEAAWALLESLSHGNPKYQNQIYKGLIALMTCTSPQAQQLVLHTLHTVQSKMKTAHHSIVEPLLYMLRSLHLEVQNQATNLILDLKCYDVRPMLLSGLVTLLRPTKEELQQHHNMEESDVIKMTGSLPVFVQQAAAAKTIRLLAEDSQVVSRELLSLGVIQHLLYAMGNREHTESQIQASLALKHFVHSYPVIEEHVKRGIGSTLFAAFMHQADTLYMNMDETQAELLLTNKVNITEVLDGDQPL